The Thalassophryne amazonica chromosome 18, fThaAma1.1, whole genome shotgun sequence DNA window ggacttcttgatgcagtgctcgctcgtcttttcacagcgtcccgtcatgtacgcgtcagacgctagccgggtgacttacgttataaatttgcttcgaggagaggcacgcgcctgggctacggcgctttgggagcagaattcacggctcctaacggtttatactgagtttgtgagggagtttcgacaggtgttcgaccaccctcatagaggcgagaccgcttcaagtgtgctgctgtcgatacggcaggggcgtcggagtacagcgaagtatgcagtcgacttccgcatcgcggcagcgcgagccggctggaatgctgttgcgctccgcgccgcctttgtaaatggactgtctctggtccttaaggagcacctggtggcgaaggacgagccgcgggatttagatgggcttatcgacctggttatacggttagacaaccgattaacggaacaccgacggcagcgagacgaggggcgtggtcaggtacaagccgtccctcttcctcccgggtctgaaaggaagtcgacttccccacgctccactgccagggctctccacgtgacaacagctccccctgctgacgttgctatggaaacgagcagggccaaaaaacgatcagatcagagacaaaggaggctgatccgtggagagtgttttctctgcagctctaccgagcacacacagagagaatgccccaaacggtcaaaacagcagcactcgtccttagagactgggctaagggtgggtcacaacacccacgtggggaaaccccgacgatctgcacgaatcccagtcacgatcctgagtggggatctaacccttcatgccccagcactggtggacacggggtcggaggggaatctgctggatagcagatgggcaaaggaggttgggctccctctagtggccttactgtcaccattgtcggtgcgggcactagatggcacccttcttccactaatcacacaccagacacagccagtgacattggtggtgtctgggaatcacagggaggagattgtgttttatgtaacaccttctacctcctgagtgattttgggttttccatgggtgttaaaacacaatccccggattgattggccgtctggggttgtggttcagtggagcgaaacctgccaccgggagtgtttaggatcctcggttccacccagtgtgacagctaaggaggaggttttagtcccccccaatctggcggcggtgccggctgagtaccacgaccttgctaacgtcttcagcaaggatctggcactcacgctgcccctgcaccgtccgtacgattgtgccattgatttgataccgggcgctgagtacccgtccagcaggctgtacaacctctcacgtccggaatgcaaatcaatggagacctacatccgggactcgttagctgccgggttgatccggaactccacctccccgatgggtgctggtttcttttttgtgggcaagaaggacggcggactccgtccatgcattgattacagagggctgaacgagatcacggttcgcaaccgatacccgttacctctgttggattcagtgttcacgcccctgcatggagcccaaattttcacaaaattggatcttaggaatgcttatcacctggtttggatccgggagggagacgagtggaagacggcatttaacaccccgttaggtcactttgagtacctggtcatgccgttcggcctcaccaatgcgcccacgacgttccaagcattggttaatgacgtcttgcgggacttcctgcatcggtttgtcttcgtatatctagacgatatactcatcttttctccggatcctgagacccatgtcaagcatgtacgtcaggtcctacagcggttgttggagaacaggctgtttgtgaagggcaagaagtgtgagttccaccgcacttctttgtccttcttggggttcataatctcctcgaactccgtcgcccctgatccggccaaggttgcggcggtgggagattggccccaaccaacgaaccgtaggaaaccacaacagttcctcggttttgcaactttctaccggaggttcatcaagggctacagtcaggtagttagccgcctgacagccctgacctccacaaaagtccccttcacctggtcggatcggtgcgaagccgcgtttagggagttgaaacgccggttctcgactgcaccggttctggtgcagcctgatcccaagcgccagtttgttgttgaagtggatgcctctgactcagggataggagccgtgctatcccagagcggggagtccgataaggttctccatccatgtgcctacttttcccgcaggttgaccccagctgaacggaactatgacgtcggcaatcgggaacttcttgcggtgaaggcggctcttgaggagtggagacacctgttggagggagcatcggtaccatttacggttttcacggaccatcggaacctggagtacatccggaccgcgaagcgtctgaaccccaggcaagcccgctggtcgctgttcttcgggcgttttgacttccggatcacctaccgccccgggactaagaaccaacgatctgacgccctgtcccgggtgcatgaagaggaggtcaagaccgagctgtcagacccccctgaaaccatcatccccgagtccactgtcgtggccacccttacctgggacgtggagaagaccgtccgggaggccctgacacgaagcccggacctgggacaggtccgaaggacaaactgtacgtcccaccagaggccagggctgtggtccttgacttctgtcacggttccaagctctcctgtcacccaggggtgcgaaggaccgtggcagtggtccggcagcgcttctggtgggcgtctatggaagccgacgtccgggagtatgtccaggcctgcaccacctgtgccaggggcaaagccgaccatcacaaggtccaaggcctcctccagcctctgcctgtgcctcgtcacccctggtctaatatcggcctggactttgtcacgggcctcccgccgtcccagggcaacaccaccatcttaacgatagtggaccggttctccaaggcggcccacttcgtggccctcccgaagctcccgacagcccaggagactgcagacctcctggtccaccacgtcgtgcgtctgcatgggattccagcagacactgtctcagatcgtggtcctcagttctcctcccaggtctggaggagtttctgcagggaactgggggccaccgtcagtctctcgtctgggtaccacccccagacgaacggacaggcagagcggacgaaccaggaactggagcaggccctccgctgcgtgacctccgcgcacccgacggcctggagtgaccatctggcctggatcgagtacgctcataatagccaagtttcatctgccaccggcctctccccgtttgaggtgtgtttggggtaccagcccccattgtttccgctagtggagggagaggtcggggtgccctcggtccaggcccatctgaggaagtgccgtcgggtgtggcgtaccgcccactcttccctgctcagagcccggacgagggttaaggcccatgcagaccgccggcgttccccggcccctgcataccagcccgggcaggcggtttggttatccacaaacgacatacctctgcaaacggaatcccaaaagctgaaggtcagatcgtgaaggtcctcagtccagccgcagtgaagctgaagtcggtgcccgacaagcctggtcgggcgccaggtggcgcccgttgagggggggtcctgttgtgtgggccgctgaagaggaggtactgctggcccaccaccaccacatggcgccctgcttggagtgcgggcttcaagcacgagagggcgccggagccactgggagtgacagctgtcactcatcctcagcaccagctgtcactcattcatcatcatcaccatcaccataaaggccggactgcaactccacctcctcgccgagaaatcagataccattcaggtaactttctctgctgactcaaacattgagtaataatctgtacttctttgcagccgttttcctgtggtgtttgccttatctgtgggattggcgtttggtgtgatcagggacggcttcgcttcacaccccaaccagataagtggttagacaggagctgcacgagtgtatgattggaggtggaggttctccctcctttactgaacactgactgtgggattactgagtgtgcgaactcacactcatcaggactgtctctgttttctgccagcagtaccgggtctgactgctgaagacagcggccacctggggcgcagggcttggcggctccggtgttcttcagctccgttggtggtggaagctgtgtggggatccggctcttttctcgccaggcgtcttctatcgtcgagcctgcccacacgtcacctggtgtatgattgatagtccaccatattgttattgtctgtacgtcgtgcgattcacaacattaaattgttacttttggcttatccattgtccgttcattaccgccccctgttgtgggtccgttttCACAACACTTCtgcaattcataaaaaaaaaaaggttgtattAAactaggtttttttgttttgtttttaattttcatcTCACAATCATTATCATTGGCAACTATGTTTGTCTTGTTACGTAGTGGGCAGTGCACAGACTAAGAAactaacttattttcatgtaagtCAAACGTTTGGAAACAAGAGTGTCCAAATCTGACTAgcagtgtatttatttatttatttgaaaatggGATTTGAAATTTGATAAATGATGAATATcttcaatgaaataaaataaataataggaatatttgtacatgtatttatttttcactCACTGATGAATTGGgaatttttgtttaataaaaattCAGCTAAAATGAAATTTAGTGATTCTTGTAAATTTTTTGTGTCCCATTtgttacagacagacagacagacagatagatagatagatagatagatagatgtattGGCCATCATGAATCAGTGACCACTGGCCTGTCCTTTGTCCTCTGATTAGATTACATTTGATGAGATTAGATtatatagaactttactgatcccttgggaagactccctgagggaaattgagattccagcagcactgtatagcagcacacagggtaagaagcacacagagtatcaaaagtgaaagtttaaaaaagtgcaaatataaattcacaaatataaataccagacatactgatcaatactggtttactggcaactattattcctctccttcctgtcccgaCTTCCTGATCACAGTAAAGTCAAAGTTTCTGTAGCAGCTTTGTACTGAAGCCTTACAAGGGTACATGAGGACTCCTGCAAGAACCAGCTTGCATCAGAGTCAAcataaaggtattcaaatgattCATACTTTGTACTGCTGAGTGGGTGCCATTTTGTTCCACGGCTCAGGATTGTTCTTGCGATCCCATctgaatacaaaaaaaacaaacaaaactgtttgAGGTGTAGTTTTTTTTGCATTATACATATTGTCAGATGTCAAAGACTCACGAGACATCAGGGTTTTTTAGAGCCACCCGCGCTGAGTGCAGCACTGCCATGACCCCTCCTCCACCGACGAAGACGACGAGGGGGATCAGCTAGAAAACCAGAAGGTCGTAATCACACCACAGGGCAAGAATCCAACATCTGCCACGTCACAGCACATTCCAAGACAATGAACAGCATAAATTGCCACTGGCAGAGGACTTTTGACGTCAGAAAATCATGTGACTTTTAGGAATATCCTCCTGAGACACAGCCCACAACATGTTCGTCAAACATTATTATTCCCCAGCTTCCTTAATATGATGACCTCTCTAGACTTTATCTACaagatttaaccccttaacgcctattgtcgcatatatgctacaatatttgactcaaatatgcaacatgttgtcgcaaatttgcaacataccattattattataacataaattattaccaaaataccaaaattactatttattttttgtgcaaaagtgtaattaataagcTCAACATtgtttaccatctacttaaaggcaaaaacacacacaaaacattttttatatacagctatataaattcaggcattaaggggttaaataaataaaaaaaaaaattaaaaaagtggtcATTTTTGTCAAAAATTTTACCACCAGATTTTCCTGGACTCCAGGAATAGTTGCTTAAATGTTGCTTGTGGTGTTCTGGGTCTGCTTTCCCCCCCTTGTATTAGTTCTTTATTTAACACTCACCAATatgtttatgatgtcacaaagctgATATATATATGTGGTAGAGAATCCAGTGTTTTGACAGCCTTCCACTGTGACGCTAAAGACTATGAACTCAAGAGTGCCTTTCTAGTTTGCAATCTAATATTTTGCTTATTTTGGAAAACCACACAATTAAGtctattttaaaacatttcataAATTAACACACACCCATTTCCTCTCAGTGATGTGTTATTATTAATATGGTGGCTGCCGTAAAGTAGTTTCACCCTTTTTGTCCTTGGATGTACTGACCTGGAGTCAGCCTGTAACTGGAGGCATTTTCCTTTAAAGACACCTAATTAAATTTTTAGCCGCGATGTCACCATACACAGTTTGATCAGTATGTTAATAACGCCTTTTGTTTGTATCTTGATATATCTGATTTCAGCGCTGAAGCTGTCAAAAAGAACAAAAACGTAATAATCccatattaaaattaaaatatatatatatatatatatatatatatatatatatatatatatatatatatatatatatatatatatatatatatatatacatatatatatttgacTCTGCGGTGAGTCAGCGCGCGCGCGCCGTCACGGCGCATCCAAAGAGCAGGttccaaaaaaataataaaaaaaatcaacggGTCAAAAATCATAAAGAAGATGAGCTTCACACTTACAGCTGGGTTCCTCCTGAGCTGTTTGCTGAAGCTCGCAAGCATGGGCATGACGGAAGAGAGCGTTCAAACGAAAAGATCTGCGGACTCAATGCGTCCGTGCGCGTCCTCGTTGATCACCTCCTCTACAGTCAATCCCACAATGCAACAGCTACGCACCACGTGCTGGCTTCCAGGCATGCATTCTTTTGCGCAATAAACAAGATTTCCGTCTCCGAGTTTCAtcgtcatcatcagcatcatctttttttggggggcaaCAACAGTATATAAAGCACACAAAATTggaacacatttccactgtggttCTCATTTGCGTCATGTTGACTGCAGTATGGACCTCAGTAAACGGCAGAGTTCAtattgactgatttttttttttttttaaaccatcacCGTGTGGACATCGGTCTTAAAGGGGACATATAATCAGTGAGACAATTTCTAATATTCCTGACAAGTTATTACTACACTTAAGCAcataattttaaacaaaaattAATGCTGAAAGTCAGGAGTGCCGAAaagggggagaataaggagaagggtcATAGCAGCTCGTGATTGACAGGAgctcagagaggcccctaatgcaattataatactgacaaaataatatggggggggtggggggagcagtaagatttcttttcatggggcccaaaatcccaggCAGTGCCACCTGCTTATAGCCTGTAAATCTGTGGGAAACTAGTGGCCCATGGGCCAGATAAAGCCTATGAGGAAGTCATTTATGGTATGTCTCATTTTGCATAAACCCCATTTAAACAAAGCACAGTTATAGTTTACAGGCATGTTGTCTGTGTAAATTAACCATGTGAAATATTTGTCATAACTGATCATTTTCTTTTAGGATTTTTGTATCATCAGCGCTGTACTGAGCAAAATGAGTTTAGCATTTTCCAATTctgacaaagaaagaaaaaaaaaaacagactcacCATCTTAGAGTCCAATATCTGCACCTTGCACATTTTTTGACAGATTCTTTCTTTGTGAAGATATGGTTCCATGTGGCCATAGCATTTCAAGTTAAGAAGTTGTGACTAATCTTTCAAGGAGAACCAGTAGCAGTTCACATAAACAGGTACTTGTTCAGTAGTaatggctcgtgtgtcatacatcacactgataaagtgaagaaccttggggtaatttttgatccttcattgtcctttggcttccacattagaaatattactaggactgctttcttccacctgcaaaatatagtgaagattcgtcccatcctgtctatggctgatgctgagaccctgatccatgcatttatctcttctagattggactactgcaatgttctattttctggtttactgcagtctagcattaggggtctccaattggttcaaaatgctgcagccagacttttggcacaaagcagaaagtacaaccacattacacccattttggcatcccttcactggcttcctctcccagtgagagcagattttaaggttctgctactaacctataaaattggtcatggactggcacctccctacctagctgacctaattaaaccttacgtaccggcccaggctttacgttctcagggtgcaggactactttgtgtccctaaggtgaataagaagtctgcgggacactgagctttctcttatcgtgcccgttctgtggaatgatctccctgcgtcaataagtcagattctgtggacatttgcaagtccagacttaagacacttattttccctttcatatggctagcatactggtacagttttgttttacactttttactcttttaattcatttattagtaagtggagcgggctgcggcctcagctttacctaaattctgggtcttttagtgaagtttagggctagtggccagcgatcaccttagtacttgtttttcttgtttaatgctggcaaattatacagtattttttgtctttctgatgcctgatgctgttttttctgtttaaggtgcagctccatccagagatgggagttgtattcgtgttggcgatcctcctgtccggtgcgccaatagcatttcttgtattcgtccatgttctgtaatttatgtttgtagcatggcccaagcagagggtcacccctttgagtctggtctgcttgaggtttcttcctcagagggagtttttccttaccactgttgctctgggggttggtaaggttagaccttacctgtgtgaagcgctttgaggcaactctggtgtgatttggcactatataaatgaaaataaattgaaattgaatttaaacCATGTGTCTTTTTAACCAATCCCTCAAATGAGCAAATCTAAATTAGTGCGATTGGTCAAGGTCATCCAAGATCAGCGGTTATATGACCAATAGGAAGGCAGAAGAGGACTATTAGTGTTTCATTGTAATTATAGCTTTACAAGTCATTTCTGAAAATATTCCTTCTAAATATCCTCTATAAGCATTGGGCCAAAACTTTGAGTTTAACAACTGATGTGGACGTTTGTCCATTTCTTCCCATAAGAAACTTTACTGACCTCAAACCGGGAGGACATCACTTGGTGTAGCAGCAAGTCTCGTACAAtactaaagaaaataaaataatatttacattaaagaaaggtgactaaagtatattgcaatgtttACTGGTGAgtgcataaatactgatgtgaagAGATTACaattatgtgtgtgtatgcataagtaTGTACACATATggttaaattattgcacaggataaattgcagttctgaatgtaataaagcacaaaaggtggtgGAAGTCgtagttaatagtgcaaaatcagcaggtggttatgaTACTAAAAACATTTTGAGGTGTTGTACAGTCTGACTGTAGTTGGaataaatgtcaaaaaaaaaaaaaaaaaaaaaaaaaaagcagccctTGGCTGACCCCCATTTCTTCCAAATTAGATCAAAACAAGTTATTTTGGTCCATGTCAAATGACTCAGGAGCAAAAATTGTTGCTAGTGCGCAAAGGGGCAAGTAGATACAACGGAAGGAAATACAGACGTACTGTATTTAACTTGAAACccaacaaaaaattttttttttttgaaaaagtcAGACCAATACTCCAATTACCAATTGAGTGAAAGTTGACTGAATTCATACTCAACCTATCCTAAGGTAATATGAGGTTTGAGAAAGACATGGGGTGTTGCATAATTTGTAGTATTTTAGCCGCAATAAGAACTGCACAGCAAAATCAGTGTTAACACTGAgtttacatatggtcccactatgGATCAGAGTAGGGCCATATGTACACAGGCAGTATGAACACTGGTGATTACTACTGTGCTGGCTTATCCTTTATATTGCCATGTTTCACTCAGGATTTCACATTTTGAATTATTTTGTACTACATACTCAATTCAAAACTGCCACTGGAAATGTGGAAGACATCTAGAGAGCCAACAAAGCCGCCCATTTATGTGAGATTCTTTTAAGCCAGTGTGCTCATATGACAGTTTCAAAGTTCTGCTTTTCTCACCAAAAGAAACCACAGAGTACCAACACTTTTGAGGCTACTTTAATAACCAAACACACTGATGGATTTATGTGAACAAAGTACAGGAAGAAGAGACAAAGAACCTGAGTTAACATTTGTCCAGCAACTACACAGATTCATAAAACAGTCTCATCATCAAGTTCATTAAAGGGAAACAGAGTTTCAATCCATCAGTATTTCACCGGGATTGTAAAAAGATGAGTAGGTAAATCAAAAAGTCAAATAGTCAGCATTCAGTCCTCGTACACACCAGCAACATCTCTGCCGGACAATGAAAGCAGGACATAATCCTTTCCCCTCGAagtgcatacaaaaaaaaaaaaaaaacccatccaaTATTCCTTTGTCACACCTGCCTCAACTGTACCAACAGAACACaattaaaaataacttttttagCTTATGTTTCAGGAAATCTGGGAAATGTTGAATACACACTACTACTCTTACATTTACAATGATGTACAAAAGTTAATATAAAAATAAGAATTGCAACTTCAAAGTAGCATTGCAATTTGTGCAAATGCATCTACCAGGAGATACAACTATCTGAAAATAATTTGTCAGCGAAAGCTAAATCTGAGAAAAACATCACACCACTATAACTGGTTAGGTAGTTAACTAGGCTGAGAAACTTTAAACTATAAACATACAATCAAGCACAGCTCTACGTCTACTCTATGTAAGAATTAATCCAATAACATGTGCACCAAAGATTTTGTatgtctattaaaaaaaaaaaaaaaacagacactgtacatCTTTTAAAGCATGGATGTACAAGGGGAATGAACCCTTTAAGTACTGTTACTCAACTCCAAGAAAATTCCTTTCAGTCTGCAATAATCAAGAGTAAAAATTCTATTTGCAAAATAAGTAGTATCTGATTTGTCTTGCTTTGTATTTGAACACCACAAAGGATGCAAGATCAAGacaggatgatttttttttttttttttttaagttgaaacaGTCAAAGTCAGAATGAACCCAGACACTCGTTTTTGTGCATACATGACGTGTTAAGAGTGGAGTCAACTGACTTCAGTCAAGgaaaaaagtagagaagcttgaatcttcgactggactgggttgcttgacgtgaggacgtttcgcttcaaatcacagaagcttcctcagctaaaattcttgttctggtagtctgacttctgtcttgactcttgtagagaagaataaaccagaagaagccaacaaaagctggacccaactccagcttttgttggcttcttctggtttagactaccagagcaagaattttagctgaggaagcttctgtga harbors:
- the ndufa4 gene encoding cytochrome c oxidase subunit NDUFA4, yielding MPMLASFSKQLRRNPALIPLVVFVGGGGVMAVLHSARVALKNPDVSWDRKNNPEPWNKMAPTQQYKLITVNMDYSKLEKNRPDF